One genomic segment of Amycolatopsis sp. Hca4 includes these proteins:
- a CDS encoding 3-hydroxyacyl-CoA dehydrogenase NAD-binding domain-containing protein — MTTVAIVGTGVIGASWAELFLGHGLDVVATDPAPGAEERLRSALEGVPTDRLRFVADPGEAAAAADFVQENGPEREDVKHALFAVLDEAARPDVVLASSSSGLLPSVIARGCPKHPERVVVGHPFNPPHLIPLVEVVPGRETAPEVVDRAVAFYASVGKRPIRLAQEVPGHVANRLQAALWQEAYSLVERGVATVADIDTAIAYGPGLRWAVLGPFVNQHLSGGAGGLAHVLAHLGPPTEQWWRDLGRVHLTPELAETLVAGVDAELAGTDDRALVTARDTVLNALLAAKAAQPDLP, encoded by the coding sequence ATGACGACCGTGGCGATCGTCGGCACCGGGGTGATCGGCGCGAGCTGGGCCGAGCTCTTCCTGGGGCACGGCCTCGACGTCGTCGCCACCGATCCGGCGCCCGGCGCCGAAGAGCGGCTGCGGAGTGCCCTCGAAGGCGTGCCGACGGACCGGCTGCGGTTCGTCGCCGACCCCGGCGAAGCGGCCGCCGCCGCGGACTTCGTCCAGGAGAACGGGCCGGAGCGCGAGGACGTCAAGCACGCGCTGTTCGCCGTCCTCGACGAGGCCGCACGGCCGGACGTGGTCCTGGCGAGCAGCTCGTCCGGGCTGCTGCCGAGCGTCATCGCGCGGGGCTGCCCGAAGCACCCCGAGCGCGTGGTCGTCGGGCACCCGTTCAACCCGCCGCACCTCATCCCGCTCGTCGAGGTCGTGCCGGGCCGCGAGACCGCGCCGGAGGTGGTCGATCGGGCCGTGGCGTTCTACGCCTCGGTCGGGAAGCGGCCGATCCGGCTGGCGCAGGAGGTACCCGGCCACGTCGCGAACCGGCTGCAGGCCGCGCTGTGGCAGGAGGCGTACTCCCTCGTCGAACGCGGGGTCGCGACGGTCGCCGACATCGACACCGCCATCGCCTACGGGCCCGGCCTGCGCTGGGCCGTGCTGGGCCCGTTCGTCAACCAGCACCTTTCCGGCGGCGCGGGCGGGCTCGCGCACGTCCTGGCCCACCTCGGGCCGCCCACCGAACAGTGGTGGCGCGACCTCGGGCGCGTCCACCTCACCCCGGAACTGGCCGAAACGCTCGTCGCGGGTGTCGACGCCGAACTGGCGGGCACCGACGACCGGGCACTGGTGACGGCCCGCGACACCGTCCTGAACGCCCTGCTGGCCGCCAAGGCCGCGCAACCCGACCTGCCCTGA
- the couO gene encoding 4-hydroxyphenyl-beta-ketoacyl-CoA hydrolase, with translation MDFSSLTAIDVHTHVEQDGHGCFALDQELLDASAKYFRAGQDRTPTVTAIAEHYRARNMAAVVFTVEAPAATGHPALSSEEIADAAAEHADVLIPFGSVDPHAGKAAVLRARKLVGEHGVRGFKFHPSLQAFEPNDVRYYPLYEAIAELGVPALFHTGQTGIGAGLPGGHGIKLRYSNPMLLDDVAADFPELTVILAHPSVPWQDEAISVATHKANVYIDLSGWSPKYFPPQLVRAANTLLKRKVLFGSDFPVITPDRWLADFAELDLKDEVRPLILKDNAIEVLRLT, from the coding sequence GTGGACTTTTCCTCCCTGACCGCCATCGACGTCCACACGCACGTCGAGCAGGACGGCCACGGCTGCTTCGCCCTCGACCAGGAACTGCTGGACGCGTCGGCGAAGTACTTCCGCGCCGGCCAGGACCGCACGCCGACGGTGACCGCGATCGCCGAGCACTACCGGGCGCGGAACATGGCCGCCGTCGTCTTCACGGTCGAGGCGCCGGCCGCCACCGGGCACCCCGCGCTCTCGAGCGAAGAGATCGCCGACGCCGCCGCCGAGCACGCGGACGTGCTGATCCCGTTCGGCTCGGTCGACCCGCACGCCGGCAAGGCGGCCGTGCTGCGCGCGCGGAAGCTGGTCGGCGAACACGGCGTGCGCGGGTTCAAGTTCCACCCGAGCCTGCAGGCGTTCGAGCCCAACGACGTCCGGTACTACCCGCTCTACGAGGCCATCGCCGAGCTGGGTGTGCCCGCCCTGTTCCACACCGGGCAGACCGGCATCGGCGCCGGCCTGCCGGGCGGGCACGGGATCAAGCTGCGCTACTCGAACCCGATGCTGCTCGACGACGTCGCCGCCGACTTCCCGGAGCTGACGGTGATCCTGGCGCACCCGTCGGTGCCGTGGCAGGACGAGGCGATCTCGGTCGCGACGCACAAGGCGAACGTGTACATCGACCTCTCGGGCTGGTCGCCGAAGTACTTCCCGCCGCAGCTGGTGCGCGCGGCCAACACGCTGCTGAAGCGGAAAGTCCTGTTCGGCTCCGACTTCCCGGTGATCACCCCGGACCGCTGGCTCGCCGACTTCGCCGAACTGGACCTCAAGGACGAGGTGCGGCCGCTGATCCTCAAGGACAACGCCATCGAAGTACTCCGGCTGACCTGA
- a CDS encoding DUF2188 domain-containing protein → MAEGDVHTYFEDGLWKNRVEGGLRASNTSPRRIDAVLAGRQIARKRRVGHFVHTPEGEIETERDYRPRRSVR, encoded by the coding sequence GTGGCGGAGGGTGACGTTCACACCTACTTCGAAGACGGGCTGTGGAAGAACCGCGTCGAAGGCGGCCTGCGGGCGTCCAACACCTCCCCCCGCCGGATCGACGCGGTGCTCGCGGGGCGGCAGATCGCGCGGAAGCGGCGGGTCGGGCACTTCGTCCACACACCGGAGGGCGAGATCGAGACCGAGCGCGACTACCGGCCCCGCCGCTCGGTGCGATGA
- a CDS encoding ATP-binding protein: protein MLARHNSVWLVPRQGVPARASVVGVLDQTTYAQLRDGLLEFAVDSEDGVLIDIERLELRDRALVRVFTLVALRVKDWPAVPFALVTGRPEQRSVLAGSGVPVYPDAAAARAALPNPARRRASRPLDRSPRTSARARGFVRGMCAEWMVPELVEDAELVATELVENTLRHTGSAPHLRLELRRGTLSVEVSDESTRPAVLREALDLAEAGLGLRMVTKVAKRWGSSRSRSGGKTVWALLAR from the coding sequence GTGCTCGCCCGGCACAACTCGGTGTGGCTGGTGCCCCGGCAGGGCGTCCCGGCGCGGGCCTCGGTGGTCGGCGTGCTGGACCAGACCACGTACGCGCAGCTGCGTGACGGCCTGCTCGAGTTCGCGGTGGACTCCGAGGACGGCGTGCTGATCGACATCGAGCGCCTCGAACTGCGCGACCGGGCGCTGGTCCGGGTGTTCACGCTGGTCGCCCTGCGTGTCAAGGACTGGCCGGCGGTGCCGTTCGCCCTGGTGACGGGCCGTCCGGAACAGCGGTCGGTGCTCGCCGGGAGCGGCGTGCCGGTCTACCCGGACGCGGCCGCGGCGCGGGCGGCGCTGCCCAACCCCGCCCGGCGCCGGGCGAGCCGGCCGCTCGACCGCTCGCCGCGGACGTCGGCGCGCGCCCGCGGGTTCGTCCGCGGGATGTGCGCCGAGTGGATGGTGCCGGAGCTGGTCGAGGACGCGGAGCTCGTCGCGACCGAACTGGTCGAGAACACGCTGCGGCACACCGGTTCCGCGCCCCACCTGCGGCTGGAACTGCGCCGTGGGACGCTGTCGGTCGAGGTCTCCGACGAGAGCACGCGACCGGCCGTGCTGCGGGAGGCGCTGGACCTGGCCGAGGCGGGACTGGGCCTGCGGATGGTCACCAAGGTCGCGAAGCGGTGGGGGAGCAGCCGGTCCCGCTCGGGCGGCAAGACCGTGTGGGCGCTGCTGGCCCGCTGA
- a CDS encoding HAD family hydrolase — protein MFDVDGTLVDSNYLHVHAWRRAFHELGRDVDSWRVHRAIGKGSGKLLRTLLGDDDTERIGDRAKELHSRYYLETAGLLRPFDRAPELVRELAGRGVRVVLATSAGPDELEVLRKVLDVDDVVAGIVSGDDVEATKPDPEPVYAALDKAGTAPEETVFVGDAVWDVQAATKAGVRTVSVLSGGVGAAELSDAGAVAVYDDAAALLAGLGDSVLLG, from the coding sequence CTGTTCGACGTCGACGGCACGCTCGTCGACTCCAACTACCTCCACGTCCACGCCTGGCGCCGGGCGTTCCACGAGCTCGGCCGGGACGTCGACTCCTGGCGCGTGCACCGCGCGATCGGCAAGGGCTCCGGCAAGCTGCTGCGCACCCTGCTGGGCGACGACGACACCGAGCGGATCGGCGACCGGGCCAAGGAGCTGCACAGCCGCTACTACCTGGAGACCGCCGGGCTGCTGCGGCCGTTCGACCGTGCGCCCGAGCTCGTCCGGGAACTGGCCGGGCGCGGGGTGCGGGTCGTGCTGGCGACGTCGGCGGGGCCGGACGAGCTGGAGGTGCTGCGCAAGGTCCTCGACGTCGACGACGTGGTCGCCGGGATCGTCTCCGGTGACGACGTCGAGGCGACGAAACCCGATCCGGAGCCGGTGTACGCGGCGCTCGACAAGGCCGGTACGGCACCGGAGGAGACGGTCTTCGTCGGCGACGCGGTCTGGGACGTGCAGGCCGCCACCAAGGCCGGCGTGCGCACGGTTTCGGTGCTCTCCGGTGGCGTCGGTGCCGCGGAGCTGTCCGACGCCGGCGCGGTCGCGGTCTACGACGACGCCGCGGCGCTGCTGGCCGGGCTGGGCGACAGCGTGCTGCTCGGCTGA
- a CDS encoding alpha/beta fold hydrolase: protein MSKPTIVLVHGAFADSSSWTGVVAKLQEQGYPVVAVANPLRGVESDAAYVKSVVESVDGPVVLAGHSYGGALITRAATETPNVKALVYIAAFQPDAGESVFELSGRYPGAKLGPETTNVLVHAGEPELSIKPADFAEVFAADVPAATAAVMAVTQRAVAQQALAAPFEGTPAWTKLPSWTLIANQDNAIPAAAQEFMAERASSTVRRIDASHAVAVSQPEVVAEVILTAAADVE, encoded by the coding sequence ATGAGCAAGCCCACCATCGTCCTGGTCCACGGCGCGTTCGCCGACTCGTCCAGCTGGACCGGGGTCGTCGCGAAGCTGCAGGAGCAGGGCTATCCGGTGGTCGCGGTGGCGAACCCGCTGCGTGGCGTGGAGTCGGACGCGGCCTACGTGAAGAGCGTCGTCGAGAGCGTCGACGGCCCGGTCGTCCTGGCCGGCCACTCCTACGGCGGTGCCCTGATCACCCGCGCGGCCACCGAGACGCCGAACGTCAAGGCCCTCGTCTACATCGCCGCGTTCCAGCCCGACGCGGGGGAGAGCGTGTTCGAGCTGTCCGGCCGCTACCCGGGCGCCAAGCTCGGCCCGGAGACCACGAACGTCCTGGTGCACGCCGGCGAGCCCGAGCTGTCGATCAAGCCGGCGGACTTCGCCGAGGTCTTCGCGGCCGACGTCCCCGCGGCCACCGCGGCGGTCATGGCGGTGACCCAGCGGGCGGTCGCGCAGCAGGCGCTGGCCGCGCCGTTCGAGGGCACCCCGGCGTGGACGAAGCTGCCTTCGTGGACGCTGATCGCGAACCAGGACAACGCGATCCCGGCCGCGGCGCAGGAGTTCATGGCCGAGCGCGCGTCGTCGACGGTCCGCCGGATCGATGCTTCGCACGCGGTCGCGGTGTCCCAGCCGGAGGTCGTCGCCGAGGTGATCCTGACCGCGGCGGCCGACGTCGAGTGA
- a CDS encoding TetR/AcrR family transcriptional regulator yields the protein MSTAEPHPKDRLLATASRLFYAEGIHAVGVERLVSEASVTRATFYRHYPTKDDLVAAYLAETSRQIRAAVDAARAGRPPREALAETLAVVGDATCGEDFRGCQFLNAAAEYPDPVNRVRRVIDDHRQWFFGVLREQAADLGHPDPDHAARVLVLLRDGALHGGELDDAETVRATLRRAVDDFLRA from the coding sequence ATGAGTACCGCCGAGCCGCACCCGAAGGACCGGCTGCTCGCGACCGCCTCCCGGCTCTTCTACGCCGAAGGCATCCACGCCGTCGGGGTGGAGCGCCTGGTCTCCGAGGCGTCCGTGACGCGGGCGACGTTCTACCGCCACTACCCCACCAAGGACGACCTGGTGGCCGCCTACCTCGCCGAGACCAGCCGTCAGATCCGCGCCGCCGTCGACGCCGCGCGCGCGGGCCGGCCGCCGCGGGAGGCGCTGGCCGAGACCCTGGCCGTGGTCGGCGACGCGACCTGCGGGGAGGACTTCCGCGGCTGCCAGTTCCTCAACGCCGCCGCCGAGTACCCCGACCCGGTGAACCGGGTCCGCCGGGTCATCGACGACCACCGGCAGTGGTTCTTCGGCGTCCTGCGCGAACAGGCGGCAGACCTCGGCCACCCGGACCCGGACCACGCGGCGCGCGTGCTGGTCCTGCTGCGTGACGGCGCCCTGCACGGCGGCGAACTCGACGACGCCGAAACGGTGCGCGCGACGCTGCGGCGGGCCGTCGACGACTTCCTGCGTGCTTGA
- the ligD gene encoding DNA ligase D — protein sequence MAADDASLVPAWLEPMLAKPDGGRLRTGPEWAYEYKLDGYRAAMRIAPDGTTVLTSRNNIDFTAEFADLAGVLAPALDGRAAYLDGEVVVYGEDGRIDFERMQERRGRYVRHQSGPKGLEFKDVPVRFLAFDLLQLGDRSLLALPYDERRRLLDELPMPDPYRVSVVRAVTFDELAADRRTPADFLAHAASAGYEGVVAKLRSSAYYPGQRPDSWLKHPLVRTQEAIICGWRPGQRSFTGTLGGLLLGAHDPATGDLVYIGDVGTGFSQASRADLRAQLEAIERRTHPFVTTPPREDIVRARWVEPRLVGEIVYRQFTRGGRVRHTAWRGLRHDKDPAEVLAPRPVPHDAAAPPPAPAPSSPSAPEPAGQRITVQAGNRRLTLSNLDKVLYPATGFTKGEVINYYSRVAEVLLPHLAGRPVTFIRYPNGVDGQKWFEKNVPKGAPDWLRTVRVTATGGTIDHPLLDDLPGLVWAANMAALELHVPQWTVESGTRRPPDRLVFDLDPGPGTTIVDCSRVAERLHDVLVADGLTPYAKTSGSKGMQLYCGIHTEDPAAPSAYAKRLAQRLARETPETVTAVMAKAQRTGRVFIDWSQNNPAKTTVAPYSLRGRDRPTASTPVTWDEVAACRHVNHLTFTADEVLDRIEEHGDLLAGLFKDAAPLGEVRSAGRAGAACR from the coding sequence ATGGCGGCAGACGACGCGTCGCTCGTCCCGGCCTGGCTGGAGCCGATGCTCGCCAAGCCCGACGGCGGCCGGCTGCGCACCGGCCCGGAGTGGGCCTACGAGTACAAGCTCGACGGGTACCGGGCGGCCATGCGCATCGCCCCCGACGGCACCACCGTCCTCACCAGCCGCAACAACATCGACTTCACCGCGGAGTTCGCCGACCTCGCGGGCGTGCTCGCCCCGGCGCTGGACGGCCGCGCCGCCTACCTGGACGGCGAAGTCGTCGTCTACGGCGAAGACGGCCGGATCGACTTCGAGCGGATGCAGGAACGCCGCGGCCGTTACGTCCGCCACCAGAGCGGGCCGAAGGGGCTGGAGTTCAAGGACGTCCCGGTCCGGTTCCTGGCGTTCGACCTGCTCCAGCTCGGGGACCGGAGCCTGCTGGCGCTGCCGTACGACGAGCGCCGCCGGCTGCTGGACGAGCTGCCGATGCCGGACCCGTACCGCGTTTCGGTGGTCCGCGCGGTCACGTTCGACGAACTCGCCGCCGACCGGCGGACCCCCGCCGACTTCCTCGCCCACGCTGCGTCCGCCGGGTACGAAGGCGTCGTCGCGAAGCTGCGTTCCTCGGCCTACTACCCCGGGCAGCGGCCGGACTCGTGGCTCAAGCACCCGCTGGTCCGGACGCAGGAGGCGATCATCTGCGGCTGGCGGCCCGGCCAGCGCAGCTTCACCGGCACGCTCGGCGGGCTGCTGCTCGGCGCGCACGACCCCGCCACCGGCGACCTGGTCTACATCGGCGACGTCGGCACCGGGTTCAGCCAGGCGAGCCGGGCGGATCTGAGGGCGCAGCTGGAGGCGATCGAGCGGCGCACCCACCCGTTCGTGACGACGCCGCCGCGGGAGGACATCGTCCGCGCCCGCTGGGTGGAGCCGCGCCTGGTGGGCGAGATCGTCTACCGCCAGTTCACCCGCGGCGGCCGGGTCCGCCACACGGCCTGGCGGGGCCTGCGCCACGACAAGGACCCGGCCGAGGTGCTGGCGCCACGCCCGGTACCGCACGACGCGGCCGCACCCCCGCCCGCACCCGCACCTTCGTCGCCGTCTGCGCCCGAACCCGCCGGGCAGCGGATCACCGTCCAGGCCGGGAACCGGCGGCTCACCCTGTCCAATCTGGACAAGGTGCTGTACCCGGCGACCGGGTTCACCAAGGGCGAGGTGATCAACTACTACTCGCGGGTCGCGGAGGTGCTGCTGCCGCACCTGGCCGGCCGTCCGGTGACGTTCATCCGCTACCCCAACGGGGTCGACGGCCAGAAGTGGTTCGAGAAGAACGTCCCGAAGGGTGCCCCGGACTGGCTGCGCACGGTCCGGGTGACCGCCACCGGCGGCACGATCGACCACCCGCTCCTGGACGACCTGCCGGGCCTGGTGTGGGCGGCGAACATGGCGGCGCTGGAGCTGCACGTTCCCCAGTGGACGGTGGAGTCGGGCACCAGAAGGCCCCCTGACCGGCTGGTGTTCGACCTGGACCCGGGCCCGGGCACGACGATCGTCGACTGCTCCCGGGTGGCGGAGCGGTTGCACGACGTCCTGGTGGCGGACGGGCTGACCCCGTACGCGAAGACGTCGGGCTCGAAGGGCATGCAGCTGTACTGCGGAATCCACACGGAGGACCCGGCGGCCCCCTCGGCGTACGCGAAGCGGCTCGCCCAGCGGCTGGCCCGCGAGACCCCGGAGACGGTGACGGCGGTGATGGCGAAGGCCCAGCGGACGGGCCGGGTGTTCATCGACTGGAGCCAGAACAACCCGGCGAAGACAACGGTGGCCCCGTATTCCCTCCGCGGCCGCGACCGCCCGACGGCCTCGACCCCGGTGACGTGGGACGAGGTGGCCGCCTGCCGCCACGTGAACCACCTGACGTTCACCGCCGACGAGGTGCTCGACCGGATCGAGGAGCACGGGGACCTGCTGGCGGGGTTGTTCAAGGACGCTGCGCCGCTGGGTGAGGTCAGGAGCGCTGGAAGAGCCGGCGCAGCTTGCCGATGA
- a CDS encoding glycoside hydrolase family 43 protein, with translation MRLKALLLVPVVVASFVMAPSAAAASAPRLLINQDFPDPDIVKTAWGYFAFATGAGPTRIRTAAAAAPEGPWRVGGDALAAVPAWAKPDGGFWAPDVTQLADGTFVLYFAAPQTAGGEMCLGTATAKKAEGPYTPAGDRPLVCEPGDHGDIDPQTFLDTDGSRYLLYKSDGAPTGPPSAIWLQKLQADGRTLAGPRTELLRADLTAEMSVVEASSVVKTGSRYLLFYSADTFQSTGYHTCYASAPSLGGAFVKADGKLLSTDLLGGKVDAPGGADVVDGHIYFHGWLGGGRTARGLYELPITFPGDVPRLG, from the coding sequence ATGCGCTTGAAGGCTCTCCTGCTCGTCCCGGTCGTCGTGGCCTCGTTCGTGATGGCCCCTTCGGCGGCGGCCGCGAGCGCGCCGCGGCTGCTGATCAACCAGGACTTCCCCGACCCGGACATCGTCAAGACCGCTTGGGGTTACTTCGCCTTCGCGACCGGCGCCGGGCCGACCCGGATCCGGACCGCCGCCGCCGCGGCGCCGGAGGGGCCGTGGCGCGTCGGCGGCGATGCGCTCGCGGCCGTACCCGCGTGGGCCAAACCGGACGGCGGGTTCTGGGCACCGGACGTCACGCAGCTGGCCGACGGCACGTTCGTGCTGTACTTCGCGGCCCCGCAGACGGCGGGCGGCGAGATGTGCCTCGGCACGGCGACGGCGAAGAAGGCGGAAGGCCCGTACACGCCGGCCGGCGACCGGCCGCTCGTGTGCGAGCCCGGCGACCACGGGGACATCGACCCCCAGACGTTCCTCGACACGGACGGGTCACGCTATCTCCTCTACAAGAGTGACGGCGCGCCGACGGGGCCACCCTCGGCGATCTGGCTGCAGAAGCTGCAGGCCGACGGCCGGACGTTGGCCGGGCCCCGCACCGAGCTGCTGCGGGCGGACCTCACGGCCGAGATGTCGGTCGTGGAGGCGTCTTCGGTGGTGAAGACGGGGTCCCGGTACCTGCTGTTCTACTCGGCGGACACGTTCCAGAGCACGGGGTACCACACGTGTTACGCGTCGGCGCCGTCGCTGGGCGGAGCGTTCGTGAAGGCGGACGGCAAGCTCCTGTCGACGGACCTGCTCGGCGGCAAGGTGGACGCCCCGGGCGGCGCCGACGTGGTGGACGGCCACATCTACTTCCACGGCTGGCTGGGCGGCGGCCGCACGGCGAGGGGCCTGTACGAGCTGCCGATCACGTTCCCGGGCGACGTGCCCCGGCTGGGCTGA
- a CDS encoding AI-2E family transporter, protein MHATSGRGAYRAGHPVGEAEGTAARQEKPLGVPGKPLDRRTPFLTGLLAAAGVLVTIAVAELLLAASDVLLLIGIAFFLAVGLEPVTARLTRRVPRVLATAVVVVTGLGVLGGAIAAAAVPLADQAAQLQDGAPRYLTLLRDHSTLLGRANEVFGLEAAIRSVEVSDVARSLAAVLGDAVIVVVLATYFVADFPRIRSALYRLAPRSRRPRVILIGDAVFRKVGAYLVGNVVVSLVAGTAAFAWLWAFDVPYPLVLAVLVAVLDLVPVAGSVAAGAATTLVALTVSVPVGLATLGFFAAYRLVEDYVLLPKIVGRAVRVPALVTVVAVLLGFALLGVVGAFVAVPVAAAVLLVVREVTLHRLDRA, encoded by the coding sequence ATGCACGCAACCAGCGGCCGCGGAGCGTACCGCGCCGGGCACCCCGTCGGCGAGGCCGAGGGCACGGCGGCCCGGCAGGAGAAACCGTTGGGAGTGCCGGGAAAACCCCTGGATCGCCGCACGCCGTTCCTCACCGGGCTGCTCGCCGCGGCCGGCGTGCTCGTCACGATCGCGGTCGCCGAACTCCTCCTCGCAGCCTCCGACGTGCTGCTGCTGATCGGCATCGCGTTCTTCCTCGCCGTCGGGCTCGAGCCGGTGACCGCCCGGCTCACGCGCCGCGTGCCGCGCGTGCTCGCCACCGCGGTGGTCGTCGTGACCGGCCTGGGCGTCCTCGGCGGCGCGATCGCCGCGGCCGCCGTTCCCCTGGCCGACCAGGCGGCGCAGCTGCAGGACGGCGCACCGCGGTACCTGACCCTGCTGCGCGACCACAGCACGCTGCTCGGCCGCGCCAACGAGGTCTTCGGCCTGGAAGCGGCCATCCGGTCCGTCGAAGTGTCCGACGTCGCGAGGTCGCTCGCGGCGGTGCTGGGCGACGCCGTGATCGTCGTCGTGCTCGCCACCTACTTCGTCGCCGACTTCCCGCGGATCCGCAGCGCGCTCTACCGGTTGGCGCCGCGGTCGCGGCGGCCGCGGGTGATCCTGATCGGCGACGCGGTCTTCCGGAAGGTCGGCGCGTACCTCGTCGGCAACGTCGTCGTGTCGCTGGTCGCCGGAACCGCCGCCTTCGCCTGGCTCTGGGCGTTCGACGTGCCCTACCCGCTCGTGCTCGCCGTGCTCGTCGCCGTGCTCGACCTGGTACCCGTGGCGGGCTCGGTGGCGGCCGGGGCGGCCACGACGCTCGTCGCCCTCACGGTCTCGGTGCCGGTGGGGCTCGCCACGCTGGGCTTCTTCGCCGCCTACCGGCTGGTGGAGGACTACGTGCTGCTGCCGAAGATCGTCGGCCGCGCCGTCCGCGTCCCCGCGCTCGTCACCGTCGTCGCGGTGCTGCTCGGGTTCGCGCTGCTCGGCGTCGTCGGCGCGTTCGTCGCGGTGCCCGTGGCGGCCGCGGTACTGCTCGTCGTGCGGGAAGTGACCCTGCACCGGCTCGACCGGGCATGA
- a CDS encoding WGxxGxxG family protein — protein MNHRAVRLCCAGIAAAAFALTTAVPASAAPQLTAPAWQQQSDDDGTNRDSNDDNGLWGLLGLVGLLGLAGLVRRGPKPGAMTGYPAAGAGEPPANAYPPAEPRRNPPGV, from the coding sequence ATGAACCACAGGGCAGTAAGGCTCTGCTGCGCCGGGATCGCGGCCGCGGCGTTCGCCTTGACGACGGCGGTGCCGGCCTCGGCGGCTCCGCAGCTGACGGCCCCGGCGTGGCAGCAGCAGAGCGACGACGACGGGACGAACCGCGACAGCAACGACGACAACGGTCTGTGGGGCCTGCTCGGGCTGGTCGGGTTGCTGGGCCTGGCGGGCCTGGTGCGACGCGGGCCGAAGCCGGGTGCGATGACGGGATACCCGGCCGCGGGGGCGGGCGAGCCACCGGCGAACGCGTACCCGCCGGCCGAACCGCGGCGGAACCCGCCGGGCGTTTGA
- a CDS encoding polysaccharide deacetylase family protein: protein MRCLFRSGAGFTAVLALAACGGPAPVAPAPAPPRPAPAAAPARVTPATARQVGADELGRVPVLMYHRLAAQPKSVYGRTPADFTAELERLAAEDYVPITTAELVSRRIDIPAGAHPVVLTFDDGDPTTFRLTPQGQPEPGTAIRILLDVAAAHPRFRPVASVYVNEHPFGGDPDGRALRWLTDHGFEVGNHTRHHTNLRTATEAEATAAIAEEDALIRQAIPGYQPKTLALPYGSRPHRAGLAVQGPGYAYGGALLVGAGPSPSPCSAKFDPAAIPRIRSQSTGKEAEYGSAHWLDELGAASGHRYTSDGDPSTVAYPRSEGAAAPECAGAGLAY, encoded by the coding sequence ATGCGTTGCCTTTTCCGCTCCGGTGCCGGGTTCACCGCTGTCCTCGCGCTGGCGGCCTGTGGCGGCCCCGCGCCCGTCGCCCCGGCGCCCGCACCGCCGCGTCCGGCCCCCGCCGCGGCGCCCGCGCGCGTCACGCCGGCGACCGCCCGGCAGGTGGGCGCCGACGAGCTGGGCCGGGTACCGGTCCTGATGTACCACCGCCTCGCCGCGCAGCCGAAGTCGGTCTACGGCCGCACGCCCGCCGACTTCACGGCGGAGCTGGAGCGCCTCGCGGCCGAGGACTACGTCCCGATCACGACGGCGGAACTGGTGTCCCGCCGGATCGACATCCCGGCGGGCGCGCACCCGGTGGTCCTGACGTTCGACGACGGCGACCCGACGACGTTCCGCCTGACGCCCCAGGGCCAGCCGGAGCCGGGCACGGCGATCCGCATCCTCCTGGACGTCGCGGCGGCGCACCCGCGCTTCCGCCCGGTGGCGAGCGTGTACGTGAACGAGCACCCGTTCGGCGGCGACCCCGACGGCCGGGCCCTGCGCTGGCTGACCGACCACGGCTTCGAGGTCGGCAACCACACCCGCCACCACACGAACCTGCGCACGGCAACGGAAGCCGAGGCAACGGCGGCGATCGCGGAGGAGGACGCGCTGATCCGCCAGGCGATCCCGGGCTACCAGCCGAAGACGCTGGCCCTGCCGTACGGCAGCCGCCCGCACCGGGCGGGCCTGGCGGTCCAGGGCCCGGGTTATGCGTACGGAGGGGCGCTGCTGGTGGGAGCGGGGCCGTCCCCGTCACCGTGTTCGGCCAAGTTCGACCCGGCGGCGATCCCGCGCATCCGCTCCCAGTCGACGGGCAAGGAAGCGGAGTACGGCTCGGCCCATTGGCTCGACGAGCTGGGTGCGGCATCGGGCCACCGCTACACATCGGACGGCGACCCGTCGACGGTGGCGTACCCCCGGTCCGAGGGCGCGGCGGCGCCGGAGTGTGCGGGTGCGGGCCTTGCCTACTGA
- a CDS encoding DUF3152 domain-containing protein, with protein MQQTFGLSNTYLANLNRAEPGAAVKVRPDGAVCRPNPWPRPATGDPTPTR; from the coding sequence ATGCAGCAGACCTTCGGGCTGTCCAACACCTACCTCGCGAACCTCAACCGCGCCGAACCGGGCGCCGCCGTGAAGGTGCGGCCGGACGGAGCCGTCTGCCGCCCGAACCCGTGGCCGCGCCCGGCTACCGGGGATCCCACTCCCACGCGGTGA